In the genome of Rhodothermales bacterium, one region contains:
- the dprA gene encoding DNA-processing protein DprA, with product MNLSRGEYEARVRLMMAEGVGPVRLRALVPPGITAQEFLDGGPHLWSRTGPLSPWMRQALEDVRGRPVTVRPPDGWSLWWMNDPWYPTLLGQIAGPPIIWVTGRTELLARPCIAVVGTRRCTDYGRRMAYKLGEALAEAGACVVSGLAYGIDAKAHRGALNAGGATAAVLGCGPGQSYPAGNRDLQARIAGDGVLISEFMPGSEPVRGHFPRRNRIISGLSAATVVVEAYDRGGALITADLAMEQNRDVYAVPGSAEHLASRGSNRLLADGAGLVVSEQDLVERLRASGYLPPPASLSESSQPVEGHNPGRLRAPQAARGARPAAEQAILAALEHGEQSVDELAMNARILLNNLWLPLARLENEGAICQGTSGRFALSVEKPQNGRKPTAPTRRSAC from the coding sequence ATGAACCTTTCCCGCGGTGAATATGAAGCGCGCGTACGCCTCATGATGGCGGAGGGGGTGGGGCCGGTCCGGCTCCGCGCCCTCGTGCCTCCCGGCATTACGGCCCAGGAATTCCTGGACGGTGGCCCGCACCTGTGGAGCCGGACCGGCCCGCTTTCCCCGTGGATGCGGCAGGCCCTGGAGGACGTTCGCGGCCGTCCGGTCACCGTGCGGCCTCCGGACGGGTGGTCGCTGTGGTGGATGAACGACCCCTGGTATCCGACCCTGTTGGGGCAGATTGCCGGTCCGCCGATCATCTGGGTAACCGGTCGCACCGAGCTGTTGGCACGGCCCTGTATTGCGGTCGTGGGCACGCGTCGCTGCACCGACTACGGCCGTCGGATGGCTTACAAGTTGGGCGAGGCCCTGGCCGAAGCGGGCGCCTGTGTGGTGAGCGGGCTGGCCTATGGGATCGATGCGAAGGCGCATCGCGGAGCGCTCAATGCAGGCGGCGCAACGGCGGCCGTATTGGGATGTGGCCCGGGACAGTCCTATCCGGCGGGCAACCGGGATCTGCAGGCCAGGATTGCCGGGGATGGGGTGCTGATCAGCGAGTTCATGCCGGGCTCGGAGCCGGTACGGGGGCATTTTCCGCGCCGGAACCGGATTATCAGTGGCCTGTCGGCGGCCACGGTGGTCGTGGAAGCCTATGACCGGGGCGGCGCATTGATAACGGCCGATCTGGCCATGGAGCAGAACCGGGACGTCTATGCCGTGCCCGGGAGTGCGGAGCATTTGGCATCGCGCGGCAGCAATCGGCTGCTGGCCGACGGAGCGGGCCTCGTGGTGAGTGAGCAGGACCTGGTTGAGCGGCTGAGGGCCAGCGGGTATTTGCCCCCGCCCGCGTCCTTGTCGGAGTCCAGCCAACCGGTGGAAGGGCACAACCCGGGAAGACTACGCGCTCCCCAAGCCGCACGCGGAGCCAGACCAGCTGCGGAACAGGCCATTCTCGCCGCTTTGGAGCACGGGGAGCAGTCCGTGGACGAGCTTGCCATGAATGCGCGTATCTTGCTGAACAATCTCTGGCTGCCCTTGGCCCGCCTCGAGAACGAAGGAGCCATCTGTCAGGGTACGAGCGGGCGCTTTGCGCTGTCCGTGGAAAAACCACAAAACGGACGCAAGCCGACCGCCCCCACCAGACGATCGGCTTGCTGA
- a CDS encoding RluA family pseudouridine synthase, producing MEETLVTFDVPPGYREGERLDVYLTGFIQNATRTKVQKGIKDGRVEVNGKIHDKPSYVVQAGDRIACRLPRPPALEIVPEDLGLDIVYEDDDLIIVDKPAGMVVHPAYGHRSGTLLHGLLHHLGAGPFRMEDDADADADDDADPETDPGLSTVNAAPRFEGDVALRPGIVHRLDKDTSGLLVIAKNDIAHARLAAQFADHTINRHYIALVWGIPAEESGTIRSWLGRDRRDRRRVSVTPEGTGKHAVTHWKRLESFADTSLLEFRLETGRTHQIRVHSSHMGHAIFGDTTYDGDRIRYGRKDGSRKGFYRNLFKRLPRQALHAASLGFVHPTTGREVYFESPLPDDMTDVVQRVRANLTNVFGGEG from the coding sequence ATGGAAGAAACACTCGTCACATTCGATGTACCCCCGGGATACCGGGAGGGAGAGCGCCTGGACGTCTATTTGACGGGGTTCATCCAGAATGCGACCCGGACCAAAGTCCAGAAGGGCATCAAGGACGGCCGCGTGGAGGTGAACGGCAAGATCCACGATAAACCCTCGTATGTGGTACAGGCGGGCGATCGCATTGCGTGTCGTCTGCCGCGGCCGCCGGCGCTGGAAATCGTACCGGAGGATCTCGGTCTGGACATCGTGTACGAGGATGACGATCTCATCATTGTCGACAAACCGGCCGGAATGGTCGTCCATCCGGCCTATGGGCACCGTTCAGGGACGTTGCTTCACGGCCTCCTGCATCACCTGGGTGCCGGGCCGTTCCGGATGGAAGACGACGCGGACGCAGACGCGGACGACGATGCCGATCCCGAAACCGACCCCGGACTGTCAACGGTGAACGCCGCACCCCGGTTCGAAGGGGACGTCGCGCTCCGTCCGGGCATCGTGCATCGACTGGACAAGGACACCAGCGGATTGCTGGTCATTGCCAAGAACGACATCGCCCATGCGCGGCTGGCGGCGCAATTCGCCGACCACACCATCAATCGCCACTACATTGCCCTGGTGTGGGGCATCCCCGCCGAGGAGTCGGGCACCATCCGGAGCTGGTTGGGTCGCGACCGGCGGGATCGTCGCCGGGTAAGTGTGACCCCGGAGGGCACGGGGAAGCACGCCGTGACACACTGGAAACGACTGGAGTCCTTTGCGGACACGAGTCTGCTCGAATTCCGCCTGGAAACCGGTCGGACGCATCAGATCCGGGTCCATTCCAGCCACATGGGACATGCCATATTCGGCGACACGACCTACGACGGCGACCGCATCCGGTACGGTCGGAAGGACGGGTCCCGAAAGGGGTTCTACCGGAATCTGTTCAAACGCCTGCCCCGACAGGCCCTGCACGCCGCATCCCTGGGTTTCGTGCATCCCACAACCGGCCGTGAGGTATATTTCGAATCGCCCCTGCCGGACGACATGACCGACGTCGTGCAGCGAGTTCGTGCGAACTTGACGAACGTATTCGGCGGCGAAGGGTAG